Below is a genomic region from Ammonifex degensii KC4.
CGATAAATATATCGTGGGACAGGAAGAGGCCAAGCGGGCCGTGGCCATAGCCCTGCGCAACCGCTACCGGCGAAGCCTTTTGCCGCCGGAGCTGCGGGACGAGGTCATGCCCAAGAATATCCTTATGATAGGCCCCACCGGGGTGGGTAAGACGGAGATCGCCCGCCGCCTGGCCCGGCTGGTGAGGGCTCCTTTCGTCAAGGTGGAGGCTACCAAATTTACCGAGATAGGTTACGTGGGTCGGGACGTCGAGGCCATGGTGCGGGATCTAGTAGAGACGGCGGTGCGCATGGTCAAGCAGGAAAAGATGGCGGCGGTGGAGGACAAGGCCCAGGAGCTGGCCATAGAGCGGCTGGTGGAGATCCTGGTCCCTGCCCCAGCAGCGCCTGCTCGCAACCCTCTGGAGCTGCTCTTCGGCTACTCCCGCCCAGCAGAGGGGATGGGGGCAGAGGAGAGGAGGGCAGCGGAGGAGTTGGCCTACCGGCGGCAAGTGGTGCGGGAGCGGCTGCTGCGGGGGGAGCTGGAGGACGAGTACGTGGAGATCGAGGTGGAGGACCGGAGCACTCCCTTCCTAGAAATCTTCTCGGCGGCCGGGGTGGAAGAGATGGGGATCAACCTCCAGGACTTTATGGGCAACCTCTTCCCTCCCCGCAAGAAGAGAAGGAGGGTGAAGGTTAAGGAGGCACGGCGCTACTTGGCCCAGCAAGAGGCGGCCAAGCTCATCGACATGGAGGAGGTTACTGCCGAGGCCATAAAGCGGGCGGAGGAGCACGGCATCATCTTCATCGACGAGATAGACAAGATAGCCGGCAAAGAGATAGGGCCGGGGCCCGACGTCTCCCGGGCAGGCGTTCAGCGCGACATTCTACCCATTGTAGAGGGCTCCACCGTGCCGACCAAGTACGGCCCGGTGAAGACCGATCACATCCTGTTCATAGCGGCCGGGGCTTTTCACACGGCCAAGCCCTCTGACCTCATACCCGAGCTGCAGGGGCGCTTCCCCATCCGGGTAGAGCTTAAGCCCCTCACGCGGGAGGACTTCCTTCAGATCCTCACCGAACCGGCCAACGCCCTTATCCGCCAGTACCAGGCCTTGCTGGCCACCGAGGGGGTAAAGCTGGAGTTTACCCCCGACGCCTTGCAGGCCGTGGCGGACATTGCCTACACGGTGAACGAGCAGACGGAAAACATAGGGGCGAGGCGCCTGCATACGGTAATGGAGAAACTCATAGAAGACATTTCCTTCGCGGCCCCGGAGATGAAAGGGCAGGAGATAGTGATAGATGCCGATTACGTGCGCCGGAAACTGGAGCCCATAGTCAAGCGGGAGGACCTGAGCCGATACATCTTGTGAGCTTGCGCCCCCCAAAGTGGCATGGTAAAATGGGGTTTGGCGTTCTGCCAGGTTTTAAAACGCACGTCGCCCGACTTGCGGGAGGGTGCCGCTTCTTCAAAGAGCGGTTTCCCGGAAGAATGAAGGCGGCGGAGGAAAAACCAACGGGGGAAGGAGGTGGAAAAGTGGCCATAGTTACGATGAAGCAGTTGCTCGAGGCGGGCGTGCACTTCGGTCACCAGACCAGGCGCTGGAACCCCAAGATGGCCCCCTATATCTTCACCGACCGTAACGGGATCTACATCATCGACCTGCAGAAGACCCTAAAGAAGCTGGAGGAAGCCTACTACTTCGTCCGCGATCTGGCTGCCCAGGGAGGAACCATCCTCTTCGTGGGCACCAAGCGGCAGGCGCAGCAGACCATTGAGGAAGAGGCCACCCGTTGCGGTATGTTCTTCGTCAACCAGCGGTGGCTGGGGGGCATGCTTACCAACTTCCAGACCATAAAGAGGCGCATCGAGCGCCTGCGGGAGCTGGAGGAGATGGAGGCCAACGGCGAGATAGACCTCAGGCCCCGCAAGGAGGCCATGCGCCTGCGCAAGGAAAAGGAGAAGCTGGAGAAGTACTTCCGCGGGGTTAAGAACATGCACTCGCTCCCCTCGGCCCTCTTCGTGGTGGATCCGCGCAAAGAAAAGATAGCTGTGGCGGAGGCCCGCAAGAAGGGCATACCTATAGTCGCCATCGTGGACACCAACTGCGACCCGGACGAGATCGACTATGTCATCCCGGGTAACGACGACGCTATCCGGGCCATCCGGCTCATAACCAGCAAGATAGCGGACGCCGTGATCGAGGGGCGAGAAGGAGTAGTGGCAGAGCCCGCTCCGGAAGAGGCGGAAGAAGAAATAGTCGGCTAAAAAGAGGGGGGCTTGGCCCCCTCTATCTATTTAAACTCGCAACTTTACGGGAAAAGGAGGTTTCAAGGTTTTGACGGAGATTCCAGCTAAGCTGGTGAAAGAGCTGCGTGAGCGCACGGGTGCGGGCATGATGGACTGCAAGAAGGCCCTCATGGAGACGGGAGGGGACATAGAAAAGGCCATAATCTATCTCCGGGAAAAGGGCCTGGCGGCGGCCGCCAAGCGGGCAGGAAGGGTAGCCGCCGAAGGGGTGATCACGGCTTACATCCACCCCGGCAACCGGGTAGGAGTGCTGGTAGAAGTTAACTGCGAGACCGATTTCGTGGCCCGCACCGAGGAATTCAGGCAGTTTGCCCACGACATAGCCCTGCAGATAGCAGCAGCCAAGCCAGAGTACGTAGCGCGGGAGGACGTTCCTTCAGAAGTAATAGAACGGGAAAAGGAGATCTTGCGGGCCCAGGCTCGTAATGAGGGCAAGCCGGAGCACGTTATCGAAAAGATGGTAGAGGGGCGTCTGGAGAAGTTCTTTAAAGAGGTCTGTCTTCTGGAGCAGCCCTTCATCAAGAACCCGGAGATAACTGTGCGCGATCTCCTGAACGAACTTATAGCCAAGATAGGGGAGAACATAGTGATCAGGCGCTTTACCCGGTATGAGCTCGGTGAAGGACTTAAGAGCTAGGAGCTGAGCCAGAAGTGGTAGTTAAACCGAAATACCGCCGAGTAGTGATAAAGGTGAGCGGGGAGGCGCTGGCGGGGGAGCAGGGTTACGGGATCGACCCAGCCGTGGTCTCTTTCGTGGCGCGCGAAATCCAGCAGGTAAAAGAGGAGTTTAACGTAGAGATAGCCATAGTGGTGGGCGGAGGCAACATTTGGCGGGGCCTGTCAGGTGCTGCCCGGGGCATGGACCGGGCTACGGCTGACTACATGGGGATGCTGGCCACAGTTATTAACGCCCTGGCTCTTCAGGACGCCCTGGAAAAGTTAGGGGTAGAAACCCGGGTTCAGACGGCCATCGAAATGCGGGCAGTAGCCGAACCCTATATCCGACGCCGCGCTATCCGCCACCTGGAGAAAGGGCGGGTGGTCATATTTGCCGCTGGAACGGGTAGCCCCTACTTTTCCACCGACACCACGGCGGCCCTGCGAGCGGCGGAGATCGAGGCGGAAGCCATTTTAATGGCCAAGCGGGGCGTGGACGGCGTTTACGATGACGACCCCCGCCGCAACCCCCGGGCGCGCAAGTTCGAGTACCTCACCTTTATGGAGATGCTCAACCTGGGCCTCGGGGTAATGGATGCCACGGCAGCTTCCCTCTGCATGGAAAACAAGCTGCCCGTCATCGTCTTCAACGTCCAAGAAGCAGGCAGCATCCGCAAGATCCTTCTGGGAGAGAAGGTCGGGACCTTCATAGGGGGTGAAGAGGGGTGCAGGAAACCCTTGAGCGTGCCGAACTCTCCATGAAGAAGGCCGTAGAGCACTTCAAAAAGGACCTGGCAGCCATAAGGACCGGGCGGGCCTCACCTGCCCTGCTGGAGAAGGTAATGGTGGACTACTATGGGGTCCCTACCCCGGTGAACCAGCTGGCCACCATCACCGCCCCGGAGCCCCGTTTGCTGGTGATTCAGCCCTGGGACCGGTCGATCATCAACGAAATCGAGAAGGCCATTCTCAAGTCCGACCTGGGGCTAACCCCTAACAACGACGGCCAGGTGATCCGTCTAATTCTGCCGCAGCTCACCCAGGAGCGGAGAGAAGAGTTGGTGCGCGTGGCGCGCAAGCGGGCGGAGGAGGCCCGGGTGGCCATCCGCAACATCCGCCGCGAGGCCAACGACGAACTCAAGGAGAAGCAGAAAAAAGAAAATGTTTCGGAAGACGAAATAAAGCGGCTCCAGGGGGAAGTGCAGAAGCTCACTGAAAAATATATTAAGGAAGTGGATAACCTCCTAGCGGCCAAGGAAAAGGAGATTATGGAAGTTTAAGATGCTAACGGAAGTGCTTGGCTGGCAGCTGGCGGAGGCGAAAGAGTGGCTGGAAGCGCAAGGCTGGCGGATTACGGTCCGCTCTACCCTGGCTCCCCGGGCGGAAGAACAAGGGGAGGCTAGAGTGGTGCGGGTAAAGGTAACGGGGCCCCAGCAGGCGGAATTGACAGTGGCCTACGTGCCGCACCGCCCCTGTCCCTTCTGTGAGGAGGAAGGCAATACTTAATGCCCAACCCGGTAAAACGGCAGTTGGTGGGTAATTCGGAAGAACTGCCCCGGAATGAAAAAGAGCTTTTAGCTCTCATACGACCGGAGGCCCTGCCCCGGCATGTGGCCGTTATCATGGACGGTAACGGGCGCTGGGCCGCGCAGAGGGGGCTTCCGCGCTCCGCCGGCCACCAGGCAGGAATCGAGACTTTGAGGCGGGTAGTGGAGCTTTGTGGTGAACTGGGCATTCCTATCCTTTCGGCCTATGCCTTTTCCACCGAGAACTGGCGCCGCCCCCCGGAAGAGGTAAACTTCCTCATGAACCTCTTCGTGGAGTACGCCGCTCGGGAGATCGAAGAGCTGCGGGAAAAAGGGGTTAGGGTGAAGGTGATAGGCTGCCGTTCGGAGTTACCGCCGGCAGTACTGGCGGCGGCCGAGCGGCTGGAGAGGGAGACGGCACAGGGAGAACGCCTCCTGCTCAATCTGGCGGTTAACTACGGTGCCCGCAGGGAAATAGTGGACGCAGTACGCGCCATCGCCCGCAAGGTCCGTGCAGGGGAGTTGGAACCGGAGGAAATCGACGAGGATACAGTGGCGGCCCACCTTTACACGGCGGGGCTGCCCGATCCCGATCTGCTCATCCGCCCTGCCGGGGAGATGCGGGTTAGCAATTTCCTCCTCTGGCAGCTAGCCTACACGGAGCTTTACGTAACCCCGGTCTTCTGGCCCGACTTCAGCAGGGTGGACTTCCTGCAAGCTCTGGTGGCCTACCAGCGCCGGGAACGGCGCTTCGGGGGCCTGAAAATGAGTTAGGTACGGAGGAGTTGCATGTCTTTACCGCGGGAACTCGGCTTGCGCGTCCTAAGCGCGGTCCTGGGAGCTCCGCTCATCCTGCTTTTGGGTTGGTGGGGTAACTGGCCCTTCTTTCTCTTCCTGGCCCTGCTTTACCTGCTGGGCCTGCGGGAGATGGCCCTGCTCTTGAGAATACCTCCGCTCTGGCCATGGGTTAATTCCGTTTTCTTCATCTGGGCGGCCCGACTGGGGAAGCCGGATTATGAGCTTGCCATCCTGCCCGCGGCCATATGTACCGCCGTGGCTCTGGTATTTCTTTTTCCCCGCTTTTCTCCCCGGGAAGCAGCAGCCACCTTTTTCTCCAGTACCTATCTTTCCTTTCTGTTCTTTCCTTTCTTTCTTCGCTCCTTACCCGATGGCTGGTGCTGGCTCCTCTTTCTTCTGCTGATTACCTGGACTTTCGACACGGTAGCCTACTTCACCGGCCGTTTCTGGGGCAGGCGCCGCCTGGTTGCGCACCTTAGCCCCGGCAAGACGGTAGAAGGGTCAGTGGGAGGGCTTTTGGCCAGCGGGTGTCTTTCTTTGCTCTTCACCCCCTGGTTTGGTCTTTCTCCTTTGAGTCTCTTTCTCCTGGGCTCAGGGGTGGGGGTGGCGGCGCAGCTCGGCGATCTCGTCCTTTCGGCCGTGAAGCGGGCCAGCAATAAAAAGGATGCCGGCAGCCTCATACCGGGGCACGGCGGCATCCTCGACCGCTTTGACAGCCTGTGCCTCTCTGCCCCTCTGGTCTACTACTTCGCCTCCTGGCACCTGGGGGGATAGGGTTTTGCCTGAATGGTGGCGGCGCCTGTGGCTGGCGGCGAGCAGTGTGGTGGCGGGAGCCATCCTGATAGCGGCTGTCCTCTGGCTTTTGCGCTACCTTCTCCCCGTTTTGCTACCCTTTCTCATCGGCGCGGTTTTGGCCTTGTTCCTCGAGCCTTTAGTCCGGCCTCTGGAACGCCGCCTACCCCGAGGGGTGGCCGTCTTTCTCGCAATGCTCCTTTTCCTTTTATTTCTAGGACTGGTATTTACCTTGCTGGGGGTTTACCTGGCGGTAGAGCTGGGCGATTTGGCCGGTAGCATCCCAACTTACGCCCTGGAAGCACAGGGCAAGCTCTTTCAGTGGTTTAACTGGCTGCGGGAGCGCTACGGGGCCCTTCCTCCGGAGGCGGCCCGCTACCTGGAAATGACCTTGAACGCTCTGGCGGCCAGCGCCCAGAAATGGGCCGCCTCGCTGGCCACATCCCTCATCTCCTTCTTCGGCGCCGTTCCCGGTTTCTTCCTCATAGTCTTCGTGAGCTTCCTGGCCACCTACTTCATCGGGCGTGACCGGTACCTGCTGGAGAGTTGGTGGCAGCGCCTCTGGCCCCAGCCCTGGGGGGAAACCTCTTTAAACCTCTTGCGGCGCACCTCCACCGCCTTCTGGGGATACCTCAAGGCTCAGTTCTTCCTCGTTTCTCTGACAGCGCTGGTGACCACCATAGGGCTCTGGCTGAGCGGCGTCAAATACGCTTTGACCTTGGGGCTTTTGACTGGTCTTCTGGACCTTCTGCCCGTCTTGGGACCGAGCACCCTTTTCTTACCCTGGATCGCCTACTCCTTCTTCACCGGGTGCGTTCCCTTAGGTATCAAGTTATCTCTTGTTTACGGTGCCACCTTCATCATAAGGCAGCTGCTGGAGGCCAGGGTGGTGGCCTTTACTTTAGGGGCCCACCCCTTGGCGGTGCTCTTCGGCATGTACGCGGGCTTGAAGCTCATCGGTCCCGGCGGGCTGATACTTGGCCCCGTCACGGTCATCGTGATCCAGGCCCTCTACCGGGCCTGGCAGACTTCCCGCGACTGAAGGTTTGCGAGGGGGTAAAGATCCTGTGCGCGAGCTGGTGGTTTTAGGCAGTACCGGGTCCATAGGCAGGCAGACCCTAGAAGTGGTGCAACTTTTCCCGGAACGCTTTCGGGTGAAAGGATTGGCGGCAGGGAAGAACTGGAAGCTTTTGCGGGAGCAGGTGCTATCCTTTCGCCCCGAAGCGGTGGCCCTGGCCGGCGAAGAGGAAGCGCGGTTACTGGCGGAGTCGCTTCCTCCGGAGTTTCGCCCGTCCATCTTCTGGGGGGAGGAAGGGCTCGAGCATCTGGCTTCCTGGCCGGGGACGGATACGGTGCTGGTAGCGGTCACCGGGGCGGCGGGCTGGAAGCCCACTCTGGCGGCCATAAAAGCTGGTAAAAGAATAGCCCTGGCCAATAAAGAAACCCTGGTGGTGGCCGGGGAGATCGTGGTGCGGGAAGCACAAAGAAGGGGTACGCCTATTTTGCCGGTGGACAGCGAGCACGCTGCCATATGGCAGTGCCTGGAAGGAAGAAAAGGGGTGAAGAGGATAATCCTCACGGCCTCTGGGGGACCTTTTCGAGAATATTCCCTGGAAGAACTGGCTAAAGTTCGGCCAGCAGAGGCGCTGCGCCACCCCACCTGGCGCATGGGGCCCAAGATAACGGTGGACTCAGCCACCCTCATGAACAAGGGGTTGGAGGTTATCGAAGCCCATTGGCTCTTCGGTCTGGAGTATGATAAGATTAAGGTACTAATTCACCCCCAGAGCATCGTGCATGGCCTGGTAGAGTTTATCGACGGAACCTGGCTGGGAGCCATGAGTGTGACCGATATGCGCTTGCCCATCCTCTACGCCCTTAGTTACCCCGAGAGGATGGCCACTGAGCTTTTCCCCCTGGATTTGGCCCGGGTGGGGACCTTAACCTTCACCGAGCCCGATTATGAGCGCTTTCCTTGCCTCGGCCTGGCCATAGAGGCGGGGAAGATCGGCGGGACCATGCCGGCGGTGCTCAATGCCGCCAACGAAGTGGCGGTGGCGGCTTTTCTAGAGGAGAGACTTCCCTTCCTGGGCATCCCGGCAGTGGTGGAAGAAGTGATGAGGCGCCACCAGGTGGTCAAGGATCTTTCTCTGGAGGCCATCGAAGAAGCCGATGCCTGGGCGCGTAAGGAAGCGGAGGCGCTGATAAAACGGTGGGGATAGTCTTAACCATCCTGGCGGTAATTTTTGTTTTCGGGCTCATCATTTTCATCCACGAGGCGGGGCACTTTCTGGCCGCCCGCCTGGTGGGAGTAGGCGTTTACGAGTTTAGCCTGGGCTTCGGCCCCCGGCTGGGGGGGTTTAAGCGCCACAAGACCGAGTACAACTTGCGCCTGGTACCCTTAGGGGGATACGTCCGGCTGGTGGGGATGGACCCGGAGGACAAAGAGCGGGAGGCCCCTTATAGCTTCGCCCGCAAGCCGGTCTGGAGCCGCATGCTAGTGATCCTAGCGGGGCCCTTCATGAACTTTTTCCTGGCCGTGCTTATGCTGGCCATAGTTTTTTTCTGGCAGGGTATACCGGTGGCTACCACCCGCATCGCTGAAGTTCTGCCCCACTACCCAGCGGCAGCAGCGGGATTTAAGCCCGGGGACCGCATCGTGGCCATAGACGGGCAACCGGTCAACTCCTGGAAGGAGATAGCTAAGATCATCGGGAGCGGCCCCTCCCAGGAGAGAACTATCACGGTGGAAAGGGACGGAAAGTTTATTAACCTGGTGGTGAGCCCGCAGCCGGACGAGACGGGCAAGAACAAGATTGGCATCGTGCCGGTGGTGGTGACAGAGCACCCAGGTTTACTGGGGTCTTTGAAACAGGGCGTTGTGGCGACGGCCAACATGATAAAACTCATCTTTCTCTTCTTGGGGCATCTCCTCCTGCACCAAGCTCCGGCCGACATAGGTGGGCCGGTGCGAATAGCGGTGGAGACGGGCAAGGTGGCTCAGATGGGGCTTTCCCCCCTACTGCAGTTCACCGCCTTTTTAAGCATCAATGTGGGCTTTTTCAACCTTCTGCCCATACCGGCTCTCGACGGGGCGCGCTTCCTCTTCCTCCTCTGGGAGGGAGTGACTCGGCGCCCCCTCGATCCCAAGAAGGAAAACCTGGTTCACCTGGTAGGTTTCGCCCTGCTCCTTTTCCTCATCGTGGTCATCACTTACCGCGATCTGCTGCACCTGACCGGAGGGATGGGGAAGTGAGGCGGCTCACCCGTCCTGTGTTTTTGGGCAAGGTACAGATCGGCGGCGGGGCGCCGGTGGTGGTTCAGTCCATGACCAAAACCCCCACCCGGGACGTCGAGCGCACGGTGGCCCAGATTCGCTCGCTGGAGGAGGCCGGCTGCGAAGTGGTCCGGGTGGCGGTGCCAGATTTAGAATCAGCCCGGGCCATCGAGAAAATAAAGGCGCGGGTTTCTCTCCCTTTGGTCGCCGATGTTCATTTCGATTACCGCCTGGCCTTAGCGGCTTTAGAAGCCGGAGCTGACGGGTTGCGACTAAACCCTGGAAACATAGGGGATAAAGAAAAGATTAGAAAAGTGGTGGACAAGGCGCGGGAGCGCCAGGTTCCCATAAGGATAGGGGTGAACGCCGGCTCGCTGGAAAAGGACCTTTACGCCAAGTACGGGGGCGTGACGGCGGAGGCCCTGGTGGAAAGCGCCTTGCGCCACGTGCGCCTGCTGGAGGAGATGGACTTCCGCTTGATAAAAATTTCCGTCAAGGCTTCCGACGTCCCCTTGACGGTCCAAGCTTACCGGCTTTTGAGTCAGAAAGTGGACTATCCCTTGCACGTGGGGATAACCGAGGCGGGTCCCGGAGACCGGGGGCTCATAAAGTCGGCCGTGGGGCTAGGGATCTTATTGGCAGAAGGAATAGGGGACACTATCCGCGTTTCCCTCACCGGCGACCCCTGCTACGAGGTCTGGGCTGCGTGGGAGATCCTCAAGGTTTTAGGACTTAGGAAGCGTGGGATAGAGCTTATTTCCTGCCCCACCTGCGGGCGCTGCGAGATAGACGTGCTTACCATAGCCACCGAGGTGGACCGGCGGCTTCGTCGGGTGACGGCACCCATCAAGGTGGCGGTCATGGGGTGCGTGGTCAACGGGCCGGGGGAGGCTCGGGAGGCCGACGTGGGCCTGGCCGGGGGACGAGGCTGGGGAGTCATCTTCCGGCATGGTTGCCCGGTGAAGAAGGTGCCGGCCGAGCGGCTGGCAGAAGAGCTCCTGGCCACTATCAGGGAAATGGGCATAGAGGGAGTAGAATGAAAGGGGGATGGACCAAGCTTTGCGGTTGACTACTTGGCTTGTGCCGACTTTAAGGGAAGTGCCAGCCGAAGCAGAGGTGGCCAGCCACCGGCTTTTGCTGCGGGCAGGCTTCATCCGCAGGGTGGCGGCCGGTATCTACACGCTGCTCCCTTTGGGGAAGCGTGTGCTAGCCAAGATTGAAAGCATCGTCCGCGAGGAGATGAACCGCGCCGGCGGGCAGGAGATCTTGATGCCCATTCTCCAGCCGGCGGAACTCTGGCACCGCTCAGGCCGCTGGGAAGTATACGGACCGGAGCTCTTCCGCCTGAAAGACCGCCACGGGCGCGACTTCTGCCTCGGTCCCACCCACGAAGAGATGATAACCGCTCTGGTGGCCGCCGAGGTCCGCTCTTACAAGCAGCTTCCCCTTCTTCTTTACCAGATAGGGAACAAGTACCGGGACGAGCGGCGCCCCCGCTTCGGGCTCTTGCGGGGAAGGGAGTTCATCATGAAGGACCTCTACTCTTTCGACCGGGACTGGGCTGGCCTGGAAGAAAGCTACCGGAAGATGTACGAGGCTTATACCAGGGTCTTTACCCGCGTGGGGCTCAACTTCCGGGCTGTGGAGGCGGACACGGGGGCCATAGGGGGTAGCGTGAGCCACGAGTTCATGGCCCTGGCCGACGCGGGGGAGGCGGTAGTGGTCTACTGCCCCGATGCGGCTTGTGGCTACGCGGCCAACGTGGAAAAGGCGGAGAGCCTACCTTCCCTGGAGGAGATCGGGGAGGAAGGGCCGATGGAGCTGGTGGCCACGCCGGGGGTGCGCTCAGCCGAAGAGGTGGCTGCCTTCCTGGGCCTTCCTGTCAAGCAGATAATCAAGACCCTCATCTACCGCACGGAGAAGGGCTTGGTGGCAGCCCTGGTGCGGGGCGACCGGGAAGTTAACGAGGTCAAGTTGCAGAACCACCTGGGGGTGCTGGAACTCGAGCTGGCCGATGAGAGCCTGGTGGAGGAGGCCACGGGAGCGCCACCCGGCTTTGCTGGCCCCATAGGGCTTTCCCTGCCGCTGGTGGTAGACCGGGAGGTGCTCTACGTAAAGGCGGGAGCAGTGGGGGCCAACCGGCCAGACGCCCACTACATCAACGTCCTGCCAGGCCGGGACTTCCCTGTGCAGAACGTAGCCGACATCCGCCAGGTGAGCGAGGGAGACCCCTGTCCCCGCTGCGGTCAGCCCTTGCTGAGCGTGCGCGGCATAGAGGTGGGACAGATATTCCAGCTGGGCGACAAGTACAGCCGGGCTCTCAACGCCTACTACTTAGACGAGAAAGGGGAAAAGCGCCCCATCATCATGGGGTGCTACGGCATAGGGATAACCCGCACCATGGCGGCGGTGGTGGAGCAGCACCACGACGAAGAAGGGATCATCTGGCCCTTGGCGGTAGCTCCCTTCCAGGTGCTGGTGTTACCCGTCAACTACGAGGAAGTACCCCAGCGGGAGGTGGCCGAGGAAATCTACAACCTCCTGCGGGAAAAGGGGATAGAGGTGCTGTTGGACGACCGAGAGGAGCGGCCAGGGGTGAAGTTCAAGGACGCCGACCTGGTGGGCTATCCCCTGCGGATCACGGTGGGCAGGCACGCGGCGGAGGGCAAGGTGGAACTTAAGCTCAGGCGTACGGGGGAAACTTGGCTGGTAGACAAGGACGAGGTTTTGGAGAAAGTTGCGGCTTTCCTGGAGGGGAAGGATTTTGTACCGGTTGACAGTTAAGGGTTCTTTCTCCGCTGCCCACCGGTTGCCGAACCACCCTTCTCCCTGCAGCCGGCTACACGGGCACAACTGGGAGGTCACCGTAACGGTGATAGGGGAGGAGCTGGGGCCGGACGGGATGTTGTTAGACTTTACTGTGCTCAAGCAGATCTTGCAGGAGGTACTGGCCAAGCTTGACCACCAGTACCTCAACGAAATACCTCCCTTCGGGAAGGAGCTCCCTCCCACGGCCGAGAACCTGGCCCGGTACATTTACCACGAAGTGGCCACCAGGCTGGCCCCCTATCCCGCCGTGACCTTGCAGGAGGTAAAGGTAGGGGAATCTCCTTCTGCCTGGGTGGTGTATACTCCTTGAAAAGTGTGGTTCTTCTCTCCGGGGGATTGGATTCGGCCGTCTGTTTAGCCTGCGCGGTGGAAGATGGGGAAGTAGTTCTCTCCCTCACCTTCGACTACGGCCAGGCGGCGGCCAAAAAGGAGATTGAAGCGGCGTCCAAGCTTTCACGTCATTACGGCGTACCCCACCAGGTGCTGCACCTTCCCTTTTTGCGGGAGCTTTTGCCCCCGGCTATGGCTTCGGGGGAGGGGATGCCGGAACCCGAAACAAGAGAGCTGGACGATAAGGTTTCAGCCGACAAACTGGCCCGTTCGGTATGGGTTCCCAACCGTAACGCGCTTTTCTTGAGCATAGGAGCTGCTTTCGCGGAAAGCCTGGGGGCGGAGGCCGTGGTGGCCGGCTTTAATGCTGAGGAGGCTCAGAGCTTTCCCGACAACAGCCCTCCCTTTGTAGACGCCATGAACGAGGTCCTGCGCTACTCCACCCGGGGAAAGGTTCGGGTGATAAGCTACACCCAGCGTCTGGACAAAAAGGCCATCGTCCGGCTGGGCAAGCGCCTAGGGTTACCTTTCCCCTTTATCTGGAGCTGCTACCGGGCGGGGGAAGAGATGTGTGGCCGGTGTCCCAGTTGCCTGCGCTATTTCCGCGCCTTAAGGGAAGCCGAAGAGGAGTGGTAAAAACTATGCGCACTCTTTACCTGCGCGAGAACCTCACCTACGACGGCAGTCAGCTTTCTTCTTTATGGGCCTTCCGCCATCTAGGCCTGCAAGGGGACAGTATAGTGGCCTTTCGCGGTCCCTGCCGGGTGGAAAGGGAAGCCCTGGTGGACGTGGCTGACTACCTGGCTTCCTCCATCATCTACAGCCCGGATATGCTCCACTTTCTGGTCGAGCACTTCGAGCAGGACTTGGAAAAAGGAGTTCTGCGGCAGCGCCTGCTGGTAGTGATCGCCAAGGAGATACTGGAGAAGAGAGGGGTTAAGCTTCTTGAACGGCGGGGGGACGATCTTTTCTCGGGAGACCGAAAGCTTTCGGTGTCGGTGGCTACCATAACCCCTGTCTCGGTGATGATCCACCTGGGGCTTAACGTCCGAGCCGAGGGGGCGCCGGTGAAGGCGGTGGGCCTACTGGAACTGGGCCTCCGGGAGGAAGAGATCGGAGAGCTGGCCGAAGCCATC
It encodes:
- the queC gene encoding 7-cyano-7-deazaguanine synthase QueC, which encodes MKSVVLLSGGLDSAVCLACAVEDGEVVLSLTFDYGQAAAKKEIEAASKLSRHYGVPHQVLHLPFLRELLPPAMASGEGMPEPETRELDDKVSADKLARSVWVPNRNALFLSIGAAFAESLGAEAVVAGFNAEEAQSFPDNSPPFVDAMNEVLRYSTRGKVRVISYTQRLDKKAIVRLGKRLGLPFPFIWSCYRAGEEMCGRCPSCLRYFRALREAEEEW
- a CDS encoding DUF366 family protein is translated as MRTLYLRENLTYDGSQLSSLWAFRHLGLQGDSIVAFRGPCRVEREALVDVADYLASSIIYSPDMLHFLVEHFEQDLEKGVLRQRLLVVIAKEILEKRGVKLLERRGDDLFSGDRKLSVSVATITPVSVMIHLGLNVRAEGAPVKAVGLLELGLREEEIGELAEAIMEAYAGETKGVFLARCKVRGVP